CTGAATTTGCTGCCTCTGTGCACCACAAAGGTCATTTAGTGTCATTTAGTTCCACTATTCTCCAGCAAAGGTAAATGTTCTGTTTCGTTTACAGCAGTTTTCAACTCGAGAACTCAAAGTGCACTCTTTGGTGAACGCATTTAAAGCAAATCAGAGTTCAGTAACTTTCCTAAGGATACTTTGGCCTTTCTGCTCTACCACCACAGCCACCACAGCCGCCCAGGTCGATCGTGTATATcttcaaaacaggaaaacagaaaactaggtcaaaggttaaaaagcaaaacagacaacaaaaaagttttatttcaattttaattTAGCGAGAAATTAAAAAACTAAAGTACTGATGTCATGTTAGTGGTACAcatatgaaaaatgtctgattgACACTAACCTCATAGTTGGTGATACTGCACCTTAACACTGTGGTCACAacatgcaaaacacaaaaaggagATGATGCAGTATTTAAGTAGCTAGAGTTACATCTACGACTGCAGACGTACTTGTTAAGGTGATAAAGGTTCGTTCAAAAAAGTCTTTAGatgttacaatgttacaataAACTGTTCTGAATGTCTTTGTTGGCTTATGTGGCGTCAGCTGGCCAGCAGTGATGCAGGCTATCGTTATTGACCCCAAATGAATCATAAATGTAATGTGTAATAGTTCATACAGTCTGAGGGTTTATGGAGTACACTGCCTACAATCACTGCAGCCCCACACACAAAGGTCACAATGGCTTAAAGAGGTGCTGCTTTGAAGGATGTAGTTCTTGTGTTACCTTCTCTCGCAGTCCTCTAAACTTTTTGGATGCCAACCTGTGATGTAACACATACGCACACCTTGTCCTAAAACAAATTAAGTCGACATGAAGCGACGATGAGCGGGTGCCGATGTTTCCTCACAAGAAAAGGAAGACATGGAGATTCTGGGTTGGTCCAATTCTCAGGAGAAGGCATGAGCGGGGAGGGTTTCATGGTTCAGTTGAGGAGGTGAAGCTCAGGATTTCGTCCATATTTCAGGGTCAGTTGAGCTCTTGTTGGCAGAGTTGGGACTACATGTGAGTAGCTGTGCGTCTGAGGTAAACTGGTATTATTTCACTATTTCCATCTCATTCTATAGTCAACAGCGGATCTGATTCGTTGGATCTGTTTATTTGCATCCTGCTGCTGTACATTTTACAATACGTGTGTTGTAAACCTGCTAAAAGCATGTTCAGGGTAATTACGAGCTGAGTGCTGACAGGCTGCATGTTCTTAatgtgcagacaggaagataaaATGCTGAAATGCACAAGTGAAGGAAGTTTGCGCGTTACGCAAGCCTCATAAAAAGACTAATTTTAGTGATAGATAACCAGCACAGATGTGTTCAGGGTATCACTGCAGGCAGTGTACCGAGCCTTAAACCCACTGACTCAGAAAGTTCTGTACCCACGCGGCATCATGTGACCCCCTTTGACCTTCACCTTACAAAGCTGAATCATGACTCTCTGTCATGGGACTGAGATTAGGTCATCAGCAAGTTAGCCATTGTTTCCACTCAAGTATCTTTCCATAAAGATGGCAGCTCCTCCCCCTCGACTCCACTTCTCTAATCTTCAGCTCGCCGTGAGGCTAACGCTGGACTGCGAGTGTCTTCAGATAACCTCGCCTAGCCTAACAATGCAGTGTTCAACGTAAATCCCATTTGGATTAGAAAGGATGATGCGGATTAATTCCTTGGATGTTTCAGTCGtcacagcagagctgcagctctcatGTCGGACAGTTTACATCCAGGTGAAGACGACACAGTGACACAGTTAGGCTACAAACCCTGTGCTGGTTTCAAGATGTAGCTTGATATAAAAGCGTTGGCCATTTTTAGCGATGAAGGCTTGTGCCGCCCCTTTCCTCCTGTATTTCTCTGAGATCTTAAGTTGTCACAGGTGGTAACGGTAACCTCGGTCCTTATCTTATATTTTGGAGAAGACCAAAACAGATATTTTgggtaaaaatgtgaattttttaaatctgtgtcagGCAGAAAGATTATTTTTGTTACCACGGGTACCTGTATGATGCACCCATACGGGTCAAAAAGTCAGGCATCCTCTAAACCGCCTCACATTTTGGTTTAATGGTGGGATGAGAGGAGTCAGCACTGCCAGCGCTAGCTAACAAGCTAACGGCAGATATTTTCAGGCACTGGCATCACGCACGGTCGCACTTATTGGTGCAATGCTGTCGTCTTCACTGCAGGAAGCACTGAGTGTTACTGTTTGTGTGACGTTGTGGTTTTAAACATTCAGAACATGCTGCGTCTTGCACAACAATCAACCGCAGTAAATCAGCAGCTTGCTGTTTGCAGTTTAGAAAACCACAGCCCCGTCAAAATTCATGCACTACATAATTACACAGCGTACTGCATAACAGTACGTAGACAGAAGTATCTGGATGTAGGCAGAAGGATATCTATGCTATTAATAATCGACTGAAATAACcgtgaaaaaaggaaataacagtttgctttaaatgtatttatgcgAAGTTCAGACGTTCCCTTAACCAGGTCAATAAACTATTAAGCTGCTAATAATCCCAGAACTCATGCAGTGCTGACAGTTACTGTAAATAGGTTGCCACTGTTATTGGTGGTAACTGTGGATGTTAGCAACAAAGTGCTCAGAGAACAATCATTGATGTGGAAATGGTTCACAAACCAGTTTGAGTGCCTCGAGACACCATCACAGGATCAGAGGACGCTCCACCTGACTGACAACCAGTGACGCTCACATGCACAACCACAGGCTCTGCCAGCTTACCAAAAGCCAACGCCCACGTATGTTTTTGAACCGTGTGACGAAAGAGAACATTCAAATTTTACACCAGCCGGGCAACAATCCTAACCAGGGAGAGATTCGAAGTACGGCCCAATTCACTGGTGTTTTGTTAGTGCTGCATtgtttgttctgcttttttcttcAGCAGATAtgatagaaaacaggaaaagagcCACATAGCTGCCGTAAAAGGCAGATGGAATATTGTCGTCATCCCACCAGGCAGCTGTAAACGTGATAACTCGAGAGCAAGGCGACGTTTTACCAAACGTGCATCTGCTAAATTTCTGCTGACGTCAAATTTTCCAAAAACtcagttcagtttagtttaAATCAGACTTATTCGTATAGCGCTACTATAATCTACTTCCTATGATGCTTCTCATCCTCACCTTGTCCATGTAACACATGAGAACCGAGAGAATCTCATCCGTGTGTATAGCTTTACCAAGTTACGTGGTAAACAGAGACTGGTTACTGGATGTGTAGGCAGCATGCAGCTTTGTCACAGCAGAGATTCCCATATTCCCTAAAGAGATTTTACCTGGAGTCCAATGTTGTGCTTCCTTGTTGGCAGATCAGTCCTGTTCTGCTTTGAGACGGACGTGGttcataataattcataatgtTTAGGAGGCCACAGAGTGGGCAGCATTGTTTTCTTTGAGTCGGCTTCCTGTCGGGCACTCATTATGAAACATTCCCATGGCTGTTATCCAAAGAAGCAGGCGCACGTTTGGATCCAAAcctctgtctctgctgcagTTTATCTCAAGGTTATTCACTCAACAGTATGAGGATGGCAATATAtcactgatttttatttcaagGCTTGAACTGCAGCACAACGTGGAGGTTATTCAAATCAAATGGGCACTTTAGCAATTTACACTTTACATTTTCAAAGTTAAGACACtaaagaaaattgaaaaagTTAATAGTTTTTCAGAAATCACTGAGCTGATGAACGCTGCATGTTCCagacttttcaaacagtttgaaGCTGATATAGCAATACAAGAAAATTCAGTTCAGTCTTATTCATATAGtgccaaataacaacaaaaaaacctccgacagaaccaggtcagggaggggcggggccaccGGCTGGGGGGTGAGGCGAGGACGATGGGACAAAGACGCGCTGTggaggagagacagagtgaTAATAAGTAATGATTAAATTCAGagatgtgtataaacacatggtgGATGAAAAAGgggactgaagaagaaatagtCAATGTATAGAGTGCTTATGCAGCTGTAACCATATGCTTtctaaaaaaggaaagttttaagcctaatcttagaAGTAAACACAAATCAATGATAGCTGTGGTCTTTGGTTCCTGACAGGATTTAATAGCATGGATGGTCTGTTCATGACTTTCCCTAAACTAAACTCCAGTAAAAGTAAGAAACCCGACTGTAGACTTAACTCCAAACCTGGTGCATATTTGGTGAGAAGCCTGGTTTCCAGCAGAATCGAGTCGGCACACAGTTTTGTCTTTGAGGACACGTGACTGTGCTGGCATGAGACCCCCCCCCGTTGGTCTCCGGGCTGCACGTGTTGCCGTGGGAGCGTTGTGCGTCTCTAAGATTAAACGAGAAAACACAAGGCCGTCTGTCTCCTCTGCTCCAGCAGCTTCAACTGCAAAGCCAAGTCTTGCTGGAGATTTTCGTCTAcctcttgtgtttctcctcaccGCTTTGACAGGCAAACCCTACTAACCCTAACCACAACATTTCTCCTCATTCAGAATCATCCATCCTTGTCCTCCACCACCTGATTGCCTCCTAAGCCCCTTTCAGACGTGCACTTCACTCTGCTGAAGTTGTGCCATTTTCACACGTCAGACCTTTTCATGTAAAGCAGTTTTGGCAGGCTGCCTACCAGAAACCCtgaaaagaagacttttccTTTTCAAAGGCAGTCTGCCTGTGTCTGAAAGTGGCTGAGGAGAGGATTCATCCACTCTAATCTTAACGTTTTCAGCCTGCGTGACCAGAAAGAGCTCTTTGTCTCATTTGCTATTCTGCGGCTGTGATGGGAGCTAACGGTGGAGGTGCTGTGAACTCTGACACCGTGTTGCCTGAAACGTTGACGGTGTTGCTGTTGTGTATCTTCAGGGTGCCGAGGCCATGGTGCTGGAGAGCGTGATGTTCGCCATCTTGGCTGAGCGAGAGCTCGGACCCAAACTCTACGGTATTTTCCCTCAGGGCCGCCTGGAGCAGTACATCCCCGTAAGTCCCCGTGCGGAGCTGCACTTACGCATCACGTTTCCTTCTACAGAAATCAAGTTAGAAGCAAACATTATGATCCAGACGCAGGTGCTTTatcgatctgatcagctgttacGGGATGAATAGGCATTATCACGTTGTCAGCACGAAATCACCTTTTCATGGACACCAGCTGCAAcagcaggaagtgatgtcacttataaataaacacaattggaaatgtatttctttccttgtttttgtCCAAGGCTTCTCAAAGCTGCACTCCTGCTGTCTGTTGAACTTTATCCCAAAGTACTGATGTTCTCAGTATCCtgttggaaatagtttattttgacgTACATCCTGTCTTTTTACAAAACaatgtgcattttattttcatttttgctaaAGTTTATAAAGATTAGTTTAATGAAGTTGGGAACAAACTCCAAATACATTTCACCTGGTTTCaaagttttgtttcatttacaaaaatctgttttagagaaaatattttctctttgtggtttatttgatttttttagcaGTTTAGGAGCACTCAAAGAAGTCCAATACTGCTGCCAATACTcacaactttatttttcaaGATTAGGACTGAGAGGAAAGAAAtgttagagtgtgtgtgtttgtattcaaATCTCTGTGGGGACCAGTCCCCACAAGTCTGACGGCATTTTGAGacacaaaatgtggttttagttaaaaaaaaaaaacttcagtggtgttgcacactattttatattatttttttaaagtcattgttaaccctttaaagccagtcagagcagcatgctccgttttgtgtaactatttttaaatccctgtagaacctgaaccgtgtaagctagcgcaataatttgttttgcatatgaaaccggaggagttgtacttacatctgatgccatcagcttgtcctcggtcacggtttcctttcacataaagctttgcaaaaattgcataaaaaggcTTGCAGGaacagaaacacgctttgccgatccgatcagctgttcgtaacacttcccacagtgaaacagacgtcagcacgaactatcacatgtccgccatttcctggccgaaaccggaagtgatgtcattttcgcggaaattgtagttttttacttgtaggccttaaacctatactggtcatgtttgacttttctgtgtcgtttctgggatgcttagaactcgaattgcactgctggaaatagtttattttgatgcacctgctgttttctttgcaaatttgcatcataggattgttttttcgtttttcctgcactatataaaaattggtgtatctccaaaataaaactatgaagacactcaaaataaatttcctgttgttgtaaactattttttgcaacttttttgtatttaaagctttgagggataaacctcttaaatttctccaagtagaaatatatgtaaaaaatacaaaaaacgattttcaatttttttgtagtttattgcactttttttgcaattaatgtagttactatggacttaatgcatacatattattaaaatatgggctataacagttgtatagcaacttgaaatgctcccacaaatggcactacaacatgtaaaaaaataatataagctctggcggacttggttctatagtaggtcttaaagggttaaataaatatcgtcaaataatcgagatctcaatttcagtgaaaataatcgtgattagaTTACAGGATTACAATTAGGTTATATTTAGGGTAAGAGGCTGGGAAAAGCATTATGTCCACACATGATATGAATAcccaactgtgtgtgtgtgtcaggataAAAACAAGTGGAAACACAACCCTCCAGCTCGTGTACAGTTTGAGGTCCGGGGCTTTTCAAAATTGCTCAACGCAGTTTGTGATAAGTCGCAAAACTTTTCAAACAGGAATATCAGGTGTGACAACAAAGctggatatttttaaaaagttgctcAGTGACGAATTTAGAGGCTTAAATTActtacagaacagaatttgaccTTAAAAATTGTTTGACGTTTGGATGCAGAGACCAGATTGTTTTCAGATGTCTGAAAAACCCCCAACGCCTCTCACACACCGGGGCTCTGCAAGATAAGATTTTAGTTTGGATGTCAAAGAAACCCTGACCAAACCTGTGATTTATGCAGTTAGAGCCAGAGTCATGGTTTCATGCAGTTTTATGATGTCCTGCTGACAGAGCCGTAAACTGGACACCTGTGAGCTGAGCGACTCCAGCATCTCGGCCGAGGTTGCGCAGAAGATGGCCAGGTTTCACGGGATGAGGATGCCCTTCAACAAGCAACCAAAGTGGCTGTTTGGAACCATGGACAAGTGAGTCACCCGAGCCCGTACGTCACCGCGTCAGGCAGTGAGCACATGAAAAGTTTCCTCAGTTCAAGTTCTCCCAGATAGCGTGTCACAGCACTGATTACTTATCGGCTTCTGCAGGTGGCCGTCCGCCTATCGCCGTGCACTTCCCCTTGAAATACCTTCAACCTCATGCGTCAAGTGTTTACGAGGTTTACATTGCACAATGTTTGTTGGCGTGTGCTGATAAAGGCCGCTGTCTTTTTCCATCAGTATTCCTCATACATGCCTAAATGTCTGGCTGATCGCCTGCCGTTCGGCTCTTTGACTGATTTTCCCGCCACAAAAGATTGACGGGAAAACCTGGGAACTGTTGTCCTGGGAAACACATGGAAGCTGCCAGATGTGATGAGATTATCTGGCCATTCTTTTGGTTTCCTGTAAAGAGAAAATTACACCCATAGAGCAGATGTGGTTAGAATATAtttgaagttcactgaactgtGGGCCTTACATGCATCTACATATTTGTCTGCTCAAATTGAAATAGCAGCCAACGTGAGCAAatagcaaaaacacaaagacatttttagACCAGCTTAAAAATTGGAGAAaaggttttcattatttttaaaaactattgtttatcatttttaaaactaagcTATCATTGACTAAATGTAACTTCAACACAAGTGTGTTCCATTTCCAACGTCTCTACTatgactttttcctcttttcattaatgtgtgtggatgtaacACTTTGATCAGGTACCTGAGCCAAGTGATGAGGCTGAGCTTCACCAGAGAGGCGCACCTGCGTCGCTTCAACCGCCTGCTCAGCTATAACCTCCCACAGGAGATGGAAATGCTCAGGTATGTTGCTGCAGACATGCAGCTGTAAAACACTGCACACATGACACATGCGTGTTTCCTGACTGTTACGCAAGACTTGCTGGTTTACCACAGGAAACATGCGTGAAAATCTCGGCTACACAGGCGCAGAGGGCAAAGGAAGCACAGCTGAGAGTCTCTAAACATCCATGACTTTATAATGAAGTGACCgcctttgtgtttgtgcaggtcTCTGCTCGAGTCCACTCATTCTCCCGTGGTCTTCTGCCACAACGATTGTCAGGAAGGTAAAACCTGAAGACGCGAGGTCGCCCTTCATACCATCCATTTCTTTTCCTCTGTTGTAGCAGTGCtaacttgtgtgtgtttgctcctTTCAGGAAACATCCTGCTGCTGAAAGGCCGCCAGAGCTCAGACAAACAGAAGCTGATGCTCATTGACTTTGAATACAGCAGCTACAACTACAGGTACACGAGCAGGACACCTGCAGTAACATCTGACCTGGGAACCCTCACCAGCTGTTTCTGCATCAGTCATTGCTGTCTTTATTAATGtcattactgttattattgtaGGTTAGCATTAGAAACAAGAAGCAGATTGATAAACTGGATCAGCATcattaaaaattcaaattcaaatgaaataaaaatattagaaataaaaacacctccatgtttacagttttttaatgGTTTGGTGAAACTGATGCGCCGAGCACAGCCTGACTCGAGTGCTGAGCTGCTGCGTCACCGTCACTCATCTCCTACCAACCTGTGTCACATTCAGTGCGCTCTAACCAGATTATAACCTGTAATCTGGTTATAATGGTAAACAAAGATACTAGAATCAGAGcgtaaacaagaagaaaaaccgCCACAGTCGGCTTATGGCTGCGTTTTAGTGATATTCCTACACTCATGCTGTGCGATacgaccaaaatctcatatcccgatataagacatctatcgtcccggtaacgatataaatcacaaaaatgtaacattttctgtaaattctgtgaatctcgggcagctcgacttgtttgaagtgtttccagctggagtCGAGACTTTTAGCCGacgcatgaaacgatacatttttaaacacaagttgtaacagccgccgttttctttgtgagtatttattacacggcgtgctgcggggaaaagcgtTCTAACGTTTgcgtctaaggtttattttttagcacctgacgcctcttttttgcttctcagccGTAAACGCTGCATACTGTTTCACgggatttagtttattttgaaaagtctcaacaggatcttgagctttattgtgaaaggttaatatgcaaaacaaacaagcggACGGCGGAGCCACGCCATTGTTTTAccggcgcttgtccgtccgtagtgtggtcatattaaatataagagaaagagagaactttaataaatgaatacagCCACTACAGCGACCatcaaaacagtttattttgccacACTACGAAACaaatagacgtttttatatcgtcacccgatatatatcgttatatcgagcGTCCTAACTCACGCCCACCCTAATCTGTTGAAATATTGACTGCAGCTGTTATGTAACCAGAACTTGGCAGGCTGCTGAGGGCACACAGGATGAAGGCCAGAGAAAGGCGACGATGACCCGAAGTAGACGAGAATACAACGATGTGCTTGTGTTTCTGCACCTCTCTGTCTTTATGCGTCGCTCATTTCTGGGAAACACTGCATGTTACCCAGAACTCCCTGCTCCTCCCAGCTCCCTTCAGCCTGGCCCCTTTAAGTCCTTCCCATGTATAACATATAACACGTGACCCTGTGAGGCACGTGTGCTATAACACATGCACAGGaagaacacaacaaaacaaaacatgctgtGGGTTATTGCTTTTTCTCTCTGGAAGCGACAGCAAAGGGTCGAGCTCAGGTCACTGCCTCCCCCGCCGCACGGGGAGGTCCTGCTCCTGATAACAGTGTGGGAAACGGCACTCGGGAATACTTGAGGGACGAATGAGACTGAATCACACACGGGATTACTGCGACTTTACAGTCACTGCTTGTGGGAGAATCTTATCTTTTTAATTATAACTAAACCAAAACAAGGAACAGCACTGGCTCATAAACGTGCTCTTGTTTCTTTGCCATTCTCTGACCCTGCAGGGGATTCGACATCGGTAACCACTTCTGTGAATGGATGTACGACTACAACTGCGATGAGTTTCCTTTCTTTAAAGTCAGCGCTCAGAACTACCCTCCAAAGGCCCAGCAGGTGTGTAAAATAGTTAGTGGGCTCATTCGATTTCTCTAACGGACTGCTGACTGCCATGAAATGTTTCCTCGTAGCTCCACTTCATTGAGAGCTACCTGCGCGAGTCCGATCGAGGGTTCGACGGCTTGAGCGCAGAGGACCAAATGAAGCTGAAAGAAGAGCTGTACGTGGAGGTGAACAGGTGAGCTTAGGGTACAAAGATGCGTTACCTAACGCAGAGTAAGTCGCAGGATGCTGCAGTGAAAAGCTAAATGGAAGTAGAAAacactttgtgtctttgtgatgCAGGTTCTCGCTGGCATCTCACTTCTTTTGGGGCTTGTGGTCCATCATCCAGGCCCGGCTGTCCACCATcaaatttggatatctggtgAGTCTTTGCTTCCTTACCTTGAGTCCTTATTTACTTTACTCAATATCAAAGTTGTTCGGGGCACAGATCTGAACTTCAGCTTTGGTAAAATGTCAAGTGGGGAAGAGGAGGATTTAATTTGAACCAAACTGAGATACATCGAAACAGGTAATTCAGGGCATTCCTGGTCGTCTCCTCTGCTGTCACAAAAGATGCGCAGTGGTCATTAAAAGAGAGAATCATGGAATTTATATGTTTGTTCAGGACGAACAGTGACAGAAGTTACCGTTACCTCTGGTTGGAGTTTGAGCTTCTGCCTGGCTGTGCTCAGCTTCTTTGACAGCCTCGGGTCAGATCGGGCTGCCATGCAGCGGGACGCTGTCACACCAGCTGACAGGAAGCTGCGCTTGGTGAAAATCCGAAGCGTGCACAGATTGTACTGGTTAAAACGATCCAGACTTAAAGCTCATCAATGTgacttttaaataacattttcaacACTTAATTCAGATATTAGTGCAAAGTCACGAATGTGAATTTCAAGCAAACTGATGTAACATCTAAAACAAGAAGAAGGAAGAATTCACTGTGCAAAGAACTGATGTTCTATTAGTGTGACTTAACTCGGAGCACACAGGGTTACATTtggatttattgtttttacttaAAACAAGCCCTTGTTTCCACATATTCATTTGTGCTTACCTGTGTTGCAGGAGTACGCACAGGCCAGGTTTGACGCCTACTTCCAGCAGAAGAAGACCTGGGCTGTGTAAAGGAGGCGAGACGATTCAGTATTCTGACAGCACGTTCAGCCAAAACGTCAAGGACCCACGGGCTGATAAAGTTTCTACGCTTTACTTACACTCCCTGCCTTGCTGGTATTTGCTGGCTACTGTTGGTGTTGTGTTGACCAAAGCCAAACCTTGATCACGTGGCTAGTAGGTGCTTCGAATATGCCCCACAATCATTGCAGCTCAAAGTTTACACGGCGTAACTGAAGgccaaaaccccccaaaacaaaacagaggaaacACATGGACTCGCACTAACCTTCATCGCTGGTCAGAAGGTTGTTTCGGCCCAGTTTGAACCATATCACTAACATGAACGTTCTGAAAGCGTGGCTAGCTCAAAAGTGTTAGCATTGCATCAGTGtgtatgtacagtatgtgtctGCTGTGTGGGAAAGAATCACAACCTCAACTTTTCTGCCAGAGCTCCCAGTAGCCTGGTTCTGTCTGCTACTGGTGGGCTGATAGATTAACACGTTCCACTTTCTTCCCACTtggtgtttgtttcattttcttttttgtgtgtttgacatTATCTTCAGGCCAGGGCAAACACGGTTATTTTGAATGTCTAAACATGTGAATATTTTTCTGGGGTAGCCTCAACGAGTCGACATGAAAGCTATCGAACGTCAGGTATCTTCCTTACAACAGGACACATTGTAGCTGACTTACTTATAGTCCTGTGATTTCACGTAACTGTTTAAGGGACAAAGGTGTGGTGGTTTCatgttgtcattattattatggcTCACTGTGACAGCTGCACACGTTA
This Astatotilapia calliptera chromosome 7, fAstCal1.2, whole genome shotgun sequence DNA region includes the following protein-coding sequences:
- the chka gene encoding choline kinase alpha isoform X2 — translated: MKTKFINGVSSSPSMSLGLLVTENALQVQPDTQEDCDELVRSDQPDPDTRRRAYLWCREFLHGAWKSLAEDLFQITIIRGGLSNKLFLCSLPDSLNCVGDEPRNVLLRLYGAILQGAEAMVLESVMFAILAERELGPKLYGIFPQGRLEQYIPSRKLDTCELSDSSISAEVAQKMARFHGMRMPFNKQPKWLFGTMDKYLSQVMRLSFTREAHLRRFNRLLSYNLPQEMEMLRSLLESTHSPVVFCHNDCQEGNILLLKGRQSSDKQKLMLIDFEYSSYNYRGFDIGNHFCEWMYDYNCDEFPFFKVSAQNYPPKAQQLHFIESYLRESDRGFDGLSAEDQMKLKEELYVEVNRFSLASHFFWGLWSIIQARLSTIKFGYLEYAQARFDAYFQQKKTWAV
- the chka gene encoding choline kinase alpha isoform X1, whose protein sequence is MKTKFINGVSSSPSMSLGLLVTENALQVQPDTQEDCDELVRSDQPDPDTRRRAYLWCREFLHGAWKSLAEDLFQITIIRGGLSNKLFLCSLPDSLNCVGDEPRNVLLRLYGAILQMSCNKGDSRESNKENHFQGAEAMVLESVMFAILAERELGPKLYGIFPQGRLEQYIPSRKLDTCELSDSSISAEVAQKMARFHGMRMPFNKQPKWLFGTMDKYLSQVMRLSFTREAHLRRFNRLLSYNLPQEMEMLRSLLESTHSPVVFCHNDCQEGNILLLKGRQSSDKQKLMLIDFEYSSYNYRGFDIGNHFCEWMYDYNCDEFPFFKVSAQNYPPKAQQLHFIESYLRESDRGFDGLSAEDQMKLKEELYVEVNRFSLASHFFWGLWSIIQARLSTIKFGYLEYAQARFDAYFQQKKTWAV